AGGGTGTTGTCGCTGACGTGGGCTCCCGCGGGCCAGGCCGCTCGGATCAGCTCGCGTCGGCGCACGATGTCCCCGGACGCTGCCATGAGTGCCGCGAGCAGGCGGAACTCCGTCGGGGTCAGGTCGACCCGGGTTCCGCTCGCCGTCAGCGTGTGCCGGACGGCGTCCAGGACCAGGTCGCCGGCCGTGGTCGCGGGGCCGGGCGCGGCGCGCTTGACCGCCGCGCGCAGCCGGGCGGCGAGTTCGGCGAGGTGGAACGGCTTGGGCAGGTAGTCGTCACCGCCCGCGGAGAACCCGGACAGGCGGTCGGTCAGACCGTGATGGGCGGTCAGGAAGATGACGGGAGAGAGGAATCCGTTGGCACGCATCGCCTGGCAGACGTCCCGCCCGTCCGCGTCGGGCAGCCCGATGTCGAGCACGGCGGCGGAGACCTCGTCGGTGGCGAGCCGCAGTGCGGTGGCACCGTCCGGAGCGGGCAGCGTGTCGAATCCCTCTTCGCGCAGCCCGCGCCGCACGACGTCACGCAGGGTGTGATCGTCCTCGACGACCAGGATCTTGTGGCGCATGGTCCTCCAACGGCGCGGTGGCCGTGCTTGTGGTTGCGGCGATGAAGCGGTCGGGCAGCCACGAGGCCGCGGCGCACAGGCACAGGCCCAGCCAGCCGATGCTCAGCAGCCAGCCGCCCACCACATCGGTGAACCAGTGCACCCCGAGATAGACACGGGTCAGTCCGACCAGTGCGCCCCAGCACCCGGTGACGACGGCGAGCAGGGTTCTGCCGCGCGGGGCGCGCAGGAATATCGCGAGGACGAGCAGTCCGGCGGTGAGGGCCGCCGTGGTGGCGTGCCCGGAGGGGAAGGCCCATCCGGAGGCATGGGTCCCCCAATCCGTCCGTGGCGGGCGGGGGCGGGCGACGAGTGTCATCAGCCCGTAGCGCACGGCCTGCCCGGCGGCCAGGCAGCACAGGGCGAGGGCGGCGGCGAACAGCCGGTGGCGAGCGGTGCGGCCCGCGACGATCCCGGCCAGTACGGCGAGCGCGTACGGAATGACGCCCGTTCCGGTGGCGGTGAGGCCGCGGGCCGCCGCCAGTGCCATGACGGAGCGGTGGGCGACGGACCAGTCCAGCAGGTCCTCGTCGGCGAACAGCGGGGCGCCGTCGCGGCCGATCACGACCATCGTGAGGACGGTGAGGGCCGCCAGGGCTCCCAGGCCGACGCTTCCGGCGAGGTCCGCGATGTCGCCGCGCCGGGGGCTGCCGCGCTTCATGAGGCCAACAGCAGGGGACGCAGGGGGGTGGCGGTGATCCGCCGGACCAGCGCGTCGGGGAAGCGGCGCGGCAGCTGCATGCCGAACATCGCCACCACGGCGCCGACGAGCACACCGGCCGCGATGTCGTGGGGGTAGTGGGCGCCGACCCAGACCCGGGAGACCGCCATGACGCAGGCGGCGACGGTGGCGATCGTGCCGAGCCGGCGGGAGACGAACAGCAGGGCCACCGCGGCCGCGACGGCGATGGCCGCGTGATTGCTGGGGAAGGACCAGTCGCCCGGCGCCGGACACGCCTCCAGCGTTCTGATGTGCAGGCTCCGGCAGGGCCTCTCCTCGCGAACCACCTGCTTCAGCAGGGCGTCCACGCCGTAGGCCAGGACCACGATCACCGGCACGGCCAGCGCCTGCGCGGCCGCCACGGTGCCGACCCGGCGGGCCCGCCACCAGCCGACGACCATGAGTGCGGCGAACACCACGAGCCCGTACGTCGACCAGGCCGAGAGGCCGTCGTCCAGCCATGCGGGCGAGCTGCGGGCCAGGTCCACCACGTCGACGTAGAGGGAGCCGTCGATCGAGGCCCCGGTGAGGGCGAGCATCATCCGCGTGCCTCCTCGGCGCGCGGCTTCGTCGCCCGCCGTGAGCGGGACACCTCGGGGGCCAGGAGTGAAGGGGCGTCCGACACGTTGACTGCGAGCTGCGACGATGGGTACGTGGGTGTGGTCATCGTCGCGAGCTCCTTCGTCCGGAACCAGCGGACGCGACGAAGCGGCGCCCGACTGGTGACTACAATTCTGTAGACGGTCTACTGGACTGTAGACGATAGCGGGGTGAGGAACGTTCCCATGACCGACGAGAAGGACGAACGACGACCGTCCGGTGAGCTCGAAGCCGCCGTCATGGCCGCCCTCTGGGCCGCCGGCGCGCCCCTCACACCCGGCCGCGTGCAGCTGGAACTCGCCTCCGGCCTGGCCCGTACGACCGTGACGACGATCCTCTCCCGGCTGCACGAGAAGGGCGTCGTCGGCCGCGAGCGGCAGGGGCGCGGCTACGCCTACTTCCCGGTCCAGGACGCCGCCGGTCTCACCGCCCGGCGCATGCACACCGAACTCGACCGGTACACCGACCGCGAAACCGTGCTGGCCCGCTTCGTCGCCCAGCTCAGCCCTGATGACGAGCAGCTGCTGCGCCAGCTGCTGGAGGCCGACGAGACGTGATCCTCCTGCTGCTCGTTCCCCTGCTGGTGCCCTTCGCGGCACCGCCGCTGGCGCGCCGCGCCCTCGACCGCCTGGACCCCGTCGCCGCGCTGTGGACGCTGACCGCCGTCGCCCTCGTGCTGGCGAGCGCGTGCGCGGCGGCCCTCGGTGTCCTGGTGCTGACCGGGCTGCTCAAGATCCCCGCCTTCGCGGCGCTCGGCGAACTCGTGCACCCCCTGCGTACTCCCTCGGACGCCGTCGTCGTCCCCGCGGCCACCGTGGCCGCCGGGGTGCTCACCCTCGGCGTCTGGACGCTCGTTCGCTCGGCCCTGTGGCAGTTCGGCGCCTTCCGGACCGCTCGCACCGAGGCGGGCCGCCGCCCGGCTGCGGGCGACCTGTGCGTCATCGACTCGCCGCACCCCGACGCGTACGCCCTGCCGGGCCGCCCGCACCGCATCGTCGTGACCACCGCGATGCTGCGCAGCCTCGACGCCGCCGAACGCGAGGCCCTCTTCGCCCATGAACGCGCCCACAACCGGGGTGGCCATCACTACTTCCTCGCCGCCGCCGAACTCGCCGCGCAGTGTCACCCCGCGCTGCGCGCGACCCGCGCCGCCATTCGCCTCGCCGCGGAACGAGCAGCCGACGAGGCCGCAGCCGATGCCGTCGGCGACCGGCGGCTGATCGCCCGGGCCATCGCCCGCGC
Above is a genomic segment from Streptomyces sp. R21 containing:
- a CDS encoding response regulator transcription factor — translated: MRHKILVVEDDHTLRDVVRRGLREEGFDTLPAPDGATALRLATDEVSAAVLDIGLPDADGRDVCQAMRANGFLSPVIFLTAHHGLTDRLSGFSAGGDDYLPKPFHLAELAARLRAAVKRAAPGPATTAGDLVLDAVRHTLTASGTRVDLTPTEFRLLAALMAASGDIVRRRELIRAAWPAGAHVSDNTLDQYLTRLRRRLREAGSDLTIGTARGIGHRLS
- a CDS encoding phosphatase PAP2 family protein: MKRGSPRRGDIADLAGSVGLGALAALTVLTMVVIGRDGAPLFADEDLLDWSVAHRSVMALAAARGLTATGTGVIPYALAVLAGIVAGRTARHRLFAAALALCCLAAGQAVRYGLMTLVARPRPPRTDWGTHASGWAFPSGHATTAALTAGLLVLAIFLRAPRGRTLLAVVTGCWGALVGLTRVYLGVHWFTDVVGGWLLSIGWLGLCLCAAASWLPDRFIAATTSTATAPLEDHAPQDPGRRGRSHPA
- a CDS encoding phosphatase PAP2 family protein; this translates as MMLALTGASIDGSLYVDVVDLARSSPAWLDDGLSAWSTYGLVVFAALMVVGWWRARRVGTVAAAQALAVPVIVVLAYGVDALLKQVVREERPCRSLHIRTLEACPAPGDWSFPSNHAAIAVAAAVALLFVSRRLGTIATVAACVMAVSRVWVGAHYPHDIAAGVLVGAVVAMFGMQLPRRFPDALVRRITATPLRPLLLAS
- a CDS encoding BlaI/MecI/CopY family transcriptional regulator encodes the protein MTDEKDERRPSGELEAAVMAALWAAGAPLTPGRVQLELASGLARTTVTTILSRLHEKGVVGRERQGRGYAYFPVQDAAGLTARRMHTELDRYTDRETVLARFVAQLSPDDEQLLRQLLEADET
- a CDS encoding M48 family metalloprotease, with amino-acid sequence MILLLLVPLLVPFAAPPLARRALDRLDPVAALWTLTAVALVLASACAAALGVLVLTGLLKIPAFAALGELVHPLRTPSDAVVVPAATVAAGVLTLGVWTLVRSALWQFGAFRTARTEAGRRPAAGDLCVIDSPHPDAYALPGRPHRIVVTTAMLRSLDAAEREALFAHERAHNRGGHHYFLAAAELAAQCHPALRATRAAIRLAAERAADEAAADAVGDRRLIARAIARAALAGQASRATRPAFAPAATTGPVPQRVAALLASPGGRPRATRRIALLLTACAVLSATAATADVLTVHHEVEVAQGEESR